A genome region from Synchiropus splendidus isolate RoL2022-P1 chromosome 5, RoL_Sspl_1.0, whole genome shotgun sequence includes the following:
- the LOC128758501 gene encoding isocitrate dehydrogenase [NAD] subunit alpha, mitochondrial isoform X2: MKIFDAAKAPVRWEERNVTAIKGPGGRWMIPPDAKESMDRSKIGLKGPLKTPIAAGHPSMNLLLRKTFDLYANVRPCVSIEGYKTPYTDVDLVTIRENTEGEYSGIEHVIVDGVVQSIKLITEDASRRIAEYAFQYARNNQRTSVVAVHKANIMRMSDGLFLRKCREVAEDFKDIKFTEMYLDTVCLNMVQDPTQFDVLVMPNLYGDILSDLCAGLIGGLGVTPSGNIGANGVAIFESVHGTAPDIAGMDLANPTALLLSAVMMLRHMGLHQHGDRIQTACFDTIRDKKVLTKDLGGNSKCSEFTDEICRRVQDLDLNPQ; encoded by the exons ATGAAGATCTTTGACGCGGCAAAG gcgcCGGTCAGGTGGGAGGAGCGGAACGTCACGGCCATCAAGGGTCCCGGCGGTCGCTGGATGATTCCCCCTGACGCTAAAGAGTCAATGGACCGAAGCAAGATCGGCCTGAAGG GTCCCCTGAAGACCCCCATCGCGGCAGGCCACCCGTCCATGAATCTGCTCCTGAGGAAGACCTTTGACCTTTACGCCAACGTGCGCCCGTGCGTCTCCATCGAGGGCTATAAGACACCATACACAGACGTGGACCTGGTGACCATCCGCGAGAACACGGAGGGCGAGTACAGCGGCATCGAGCATGTG ATCGTGGACGGGGTGGTCCAGAGCATCAAGCTGATCACCGAGGACGCCAGCCGACGCATCGCGGAGTACGCCTTCCAGTACGCCCGCAACAACCAGAGGACCAGCGTGGTGGCCGTGCACAAGGCCAACATCAT GAGGATGTCTGACGGGCTGTTCCTGAGGAAGTGTCGCGAGGTGGCGGAGGACTTCAAGGATATCAAGTTCACCGAGATGTACCTGGACACCGTCTGCCTGAAC aTGGTTCAAGACCCCACTCAGTTTGACGTGCTGGTCATGCCCAACCTGTACGGAGACATTCTGAG CGACCTGTGCGCCGGCCTGATCGGCGGACTGGGCGTCACTCCCAGCGGGAACATCGGCGCCAACGGAGTGGCCATCTTCGAGTCG GTTCACGGCACCGCCCCCGACATCGCCGGCATGGACCTGGCCAACCCCACCGCGCTGCTCCTCAGCGCCGTCATGATGCTGCGTCACATGGGCCTGCACCAGCATGGCGACAGGATCCAGACGGCCTGTTTCGACACCATCCGGGACAAGAAG GTCTTGACCAAGGATTTGGGGGGAAATTCCAAATGTTCAGAGTTCACCGATGAGATCTGCCGTCGGGTTCAAGACCTGGACTTGAACCCTCAGTGA
- the LOC128758501 gene encoding isocitrate dehydrogenase [NAD] subunit alpha, mitochondrial isoform X1, which yields MASSLWRSKVSRLVAAAHRSALCSGSRGIQTVTLIPGDGIGPEISTAVMKIFDAAKAPVRWEERNVTAIKGPGGRWMIPPDAKESMDRSKIGLKGPLKTPIAAGHPSMNLLLRKTFDLYANVRPCVSIEGYKTPYTDVDLVTIRENTEGEYSGIEHVIVDGVVQSIKLITEDASRRIAEYAFQYARNNQRTSVVAVHKANIMRMSDGLFLRKCREVAEDFKDIKFTEMYLDTVCLNMVQDPTQFDVLVMPNLYGDILSDLCAGLIGGLGVTPSGNIGANGVAIFESVHGTAPDIAGMDLANPTALLLSAVMMLRHMGLHQHGDRIQTACFDTIRDKKVLTKDLGGNSKCSEFTDEICRRVQDLDLNPQ from the exons ATGGCCAGCAGCCTGTGGAGGTCAAAG GTTTCCCGGCTCGTCGCAGCCGCTCACAGGTCTGCACTGTGCTCCGGTTCCAGAGGG ATCCAGACGGTCACCTTGATCCCGGGAGATGGAATCGGACCAGAGATCTCCACTGCAGTCATGAAGATCTTTGACGCGGCAAAG gcgcCGGTCAGGTGGGAGGAGCGGAACGTCACGGCCATCAAGGGTCCCGGCGGTCGCTGGATGATTCCCCCTGACGCTAAAGAGTCAATGGACCGAAGCAAGATCGGCCTGAAGG GTCCCCTGAAGACCCCCATCGCGGCAGGCCACCCGTCCATGAATCTGCTCCTGAGGAAGACCTTTGACCTTTACGCCAACGTGCGCCCGTGCGTCTCCATCGAGGGCTATAAGACACCATACACAGACGTGGACCTGGTGACCATCCGCGAGAACACGGAGGGCGAGTACAGCGGCATCGAGCATGTG ATCGTGGACGGGGTGGTCCAGAGCATCAAGCTGATCACCGAGGACGCCAGCCGACGCATCGCGGAGTACGCCTTCCAGTACGCCCGCAACAACCAGAGGACCAGCGTGGTGGCCGTGCACAAGGCCAACATCAT GAGGATGTCTGACGGGCTGTTCCTGAGGAAGTGTCGCGAGGTGGCGGAGGACTTCAAGGATATCAAGTTCACCGAGATGTACCTGGACACCGTCTGCCTGAAC aTGGTTCAAGACCCCACTCAGTTTGACGTGCTGGTCATGCCCAACCTGTACGGAGACATTCTGAG CGACCTGTGCGCCGGCCTGATCGGCGGACTGGGCGTCACTCCCAGCGGGAACATCGGCGCCAACGGAGTGGCCATCTTCGAGTCG GTTCACGGCACCGCCCCCGACATCGCCGGCATGGACCTGGCCAACCCCACCGCGCTGCTCCTCAGCGCCGTCATGATGCTGCGTCACATGGGCCTGCACCAGCATGGCGACAGGATCCAGACGGCCTGTTTCGACACCATCCGGGACAAGAAG GTCTTGACCAAGGATTTGGGGGGAAATTCCAAATGTTCAGAGTTCACCGATGAGATCTGCCGTCGGGTTCAAGACCTGGACTTGAACCCTCAGTGA
- the LOC128758502 gene encoding calcium and integrin-binding family member 2-like, whose protein sequence is MGSKPSSFTEEQLEALQVCTFFTRKEILRLHGRYRELAPHLVPLDYTSKPDVRVPLRLITSMPELKENPFRERIVEAFSEDGDGNLSFNDFVDLFSALCETSPRELKTIHAFKIYDFNRDDFICPEDLEKTLTTLTKGELTASEVRLACTKAVEEADLDGDRKLSFSDFENMISKAPDFLSNFHIRI, encoded by the exons ATGGGCAGCAAGCCGAGCAGCTTCACGGAGGAGCAACTGGAGGCGCTGCAG GTGTGCACCTTCTTCACCCGGAAGGAGATCCTCAG gcTGCACGGCAGGTACCGGGAGCTCGCTCCTCACCTGGTGCCGCTGGACTACACCAGCAAGCCCGACGTCAGAGTCCCTCTCCGTCTCATCACCAGCATGCCCGAGCTCAAG GAGAATCCCTTCCGTGAGCGGATCGTGGAGGCCTTCTCCGAGGACGGGGACGGAAACCTGAGCTTCAACGACTTTGTGGACCTGTTCTCGGCCCTGTGCGAGACCTCGCCCCGAGAACTCAAGACCATCCACGCCTTCAAGATATATG ACTTCAACAGGGACGACTTCATCTGCCCGGAGGACCTGGAGAAAACCCTGACCACGCTGACCAAGGGCGAGCTGACTGCCAGCGAGGTGAGGCTGGCGTGCACCAAGGCGGTGGAGGAGGCCGACCTGGACGGGGACCGCAAGCTCTCCTTCTCAGACTTCGAGAACATGATCTCCAAGGCCCCGGACTTCCTCAG CAACTTCCACATTCGCATCTGA